In Phreatobacter stygius, a genomic segment contains:
- a CDS encoding TRAP transporter large permease: MTGAVLSSGQAAFILFGCFFGLLVLRVPVAFALGLACLPILAIEPRLDSMSLMSETFNAFNSFILLAVPFFLLTANLMNVGGITDRLMKLSRTMVGHWPGGLAQINVVLSIFFAGISGSSTADAASQSKIFIDAQRREGYDDSFSVAITAVSAVLAVIIPPSILMIVWGGILTTSIGALFLAGIIPGLLIGVAQMATVHVYATKRGYPTYPRAAWREFFCACAHSFLALMTPGIIIGGKVFGWFTATESAAIAVLYAGVLSLLVYREMDFKGLYSALLDTGKLAGIALFCVGTASCFGWLLAYYKIPEAILSGVSAWNMGFMATGFFIAFVFLVVGCFLDAIPAIIICGPILAPLAKAVQMDPVHFAMVGIVSLAFGLVTPPYGLCLMIACTVAGMRMRDAIKDTMIMLIPMLMVLALVIVWPSVSLFLPSLISPEFLR; encoded by the coding sequence ATGACCGGCGCTGTGCTTTCGTCCGGTCAGGCCGCCTTCATCTTGTTCGGTTGCTTCTTCGGCCTCTTGGTCCTGCGCGTGCCGGTCGCCTTTGCGCTCGGGCTTGCCTGCCTGCCGATCCTGGCGATCGAACCGCGGCTCGATTCCATGAGCCTGATGTCGGAAACCTTCAACGCCTTCAATTCCTTCATCCTTCTGGCGGTGCCGTTTTTCCTGTTGACCGCCAACCTGATGAACGTCGGCGGCATCACCGACCGGCTGATGAAACTGTCGCGCACCATGGTCGGTCATTGGCCGGGCGGCCTTGCCCAGATCAACGTCGTGCTGTCGATCTTCTTCGCCGGCATTTCCGGTTCGTCGACGGCGGATGCCGCCAGCCAGTCCAAGATCTTCATCGACGCACAGCGGCGCGAGGGTTATGACGACAGCTTCTCGGTCGCCATCACCGCGGTGTCGGCGGTGCTGGCGGTGATCATCCCGCCATCCATCCTGATGATCGTCTGGGGCGGCATCCTGACCACCTCGATCGGCGCGCTGTTCCTGGCCGGCATCATTCCCGGCCTGCTGATCGGCGTCGCCCAGATGGCCACCGTGCATGTCTATGCGACGAAGCGTGGCTATCCGACCTATCCGCGCGCGGCGTGGCGGGAATTCTTCTGCGCCTGCGCCCATTCCTTCCTCGCACTGATGACGCCCGGCATCATCATCGGCGGCAAGGTCTTCGGCTGGTTCACCGCCACCGAATCGGCCGCCATCGCCGTGCTCTATGCTGGCGTGCTGTCTCTGCTGGTCTATCGCGAGATGGACTTCAAGGGGCTCTATTCGGCGCTGCTCGACACCGGCAAGCTCGCCGGCATCGCGCTGTTCTGCGTCGGCACGGCAAGCTGTTTCGGCTGGCTCCTGGCCTATTACAAGATCCCCGAGGCGATCCTCTCCGGCGTGTCGGCGTGGAACATGGGTTTCATGGCCACCGGCTTCTTCATCGCCTTCGTCTTCCTGGTCGTCGGCTGCTTCCTGGATGCCATTCCGGCGATCATCATTTGCGGGCCGATCCTGGCGCCGCTCGCCAAGGCGGTGCAGATGGATCCGGTGCATTTCGCCATGGTCGGCATTGTCAGCCTGGCTTTCGGCCTGGTCACCCCACCTTACGGGCTGTGCCTGATGATCGCCTGCACGGTCGCCGGCATGCGGATGCGCGATGCCATCAAGGACACCATGATCATGTTGATCCCGATGCTCATGGTGCTGGCGCTGGTGATCGTCTGGCCGTCGGTGTCGCTGTTCCTGCCGAGCCTGATCTCGCCCGAATTCCTCCGGTGA
- a CDS encoding TRAP transporter small permease: protein MNPTDIAPPSLWRRFTAAYSALLSHLLVVAVAILIIPVSLQIFSRYTDLIPAYIWTEEMARFLFIWTIMIGAMIGVRESTHFEVDLLPQLGPRGEAVARMLGRLGVLALALVFVWAGIQFTRFGWYRISELAELPLWLIHIAWPVMGLTWLVFLGEQFVDDFKTITGRSAQS, encoded by the coding sequence ATGAACCCGACAGACATTGCGCCGCCGAGCCTCTGGCGCCGGTTCACCGCGGCTTATTCAGCCCTCCTCTCCCATCTCCTGGTCGTCGCCGTCGCCATCCTGATCATCCCGGTCAGCCTGCAGATCTTCTCGCGTTATACCGACCTGATCCCGGCCTATATCTGGACCGAGGAAATGGCGCGCTTCCTGTTCATCTGGACGATCATGATCGGCGCGATGATCGGCGTGCGCGAATCGACCCATTTCGAGGTCGACCTGCTGCCGCAGCTGGGCCCGCGCGGCGAAGCGGTCGCCCGCATGCTCGGCCGCCTCGGCGTGCTGGCCCTGGCCCTGGTCTTCGTCTGGGCCGGCATCCAGTTCACCCGCTTCGGCTGGTACCGCATTTCCGAACTCGCGGAATTGCCGCTCTGGCTCATCCACATCGCCTGGCCGGTCATGGGGCTGACCTGGCTGGTCTTCCTCGGCGAACAGTTTGTCGACGATTTCAAAACCATCACCGGCAGGAGCGCCCAATCATGA